One genomic segment of Bacteroidota bacterium includes these proteins:
- a CDS encoding YraN family protein, which produces MAEHNDTGIQGEELASAYLEGKGYTILEKNWRFGREEIDIIAQKDETLVVAEVKTRSGNFFGEPEEFVNRQKQRNLIKAINAYVEKNNLDLEVRFDIIGIILTGNNHRVNHIEDAFHPIA; this is translated from the coding sequence ATGGCTGAACATAACGATACAGGCATTCAGGGCGAAGAACTCGCTTCGGCTTATCTGGAAGGAAAGGGTTACACCATTCTGGAAAAGAACTGGCGGTTCGGGCGGGAAGAAATTGATATTATTGCGCAGAAGGACGAAACCCTTGTGGTTGCCGAAGTGAAAACACGCAGCGGAAATTTTTTCGGAGAGCCCGAAGAATTTGTAAACCGCCAGAAGCAGCGCAACCTCATTAAAGCCATCAACGCCTACGTAGAAAAAAATAATCTCGATTTGGAAGTGCGGTTTGATATTATCGGAATAATCCTGACAGGAAACAATCATCGCGTTAATCACATAGAAGACGCATTTCACCCCATCGCATAG
- a CDS encoding DUF4412 domain-containing protein, with the protein MKKNFSIALCLLSSYLFSQSFEGTIEFKKKTLTDTVNYVYYVKGDKVRLDEIGSKSKKVEGSFLIDLKTSSMVSLSHDRKLYIEQAPGTPPVVNGKPEVKKTGNTKKVLGQNCTEYVVKNPDEKVQVTYWLANGNYTFFSKLLKILNRKDKSAVYFQQLTGVEGTFPFLSSQVNLATNEEEVKMEVTKVDKKTVDASMFEIPKDYQKFQK; encoded by the coding sequence ATGAAAAAAAATTTTTCTATCGCTCTTTGCCTTCTTTCTTCTTATCTGTTCTCGCAATCATTTGAAGGCACTATTGAATTCAAAAAGAAAACTCTCACCGATACGGTGAACTATGTTTACTATGTGAAAGGCGACAAAGTGCGCCTTGATGAAATCGGAAGCAAATCAAAAAAAGTGGAAGGCAGTTTTTTGATTGACTTAAAAACAAGCAGCATGGTTTCACTCAGCCACGACCGCAAACTTTACATCGAGCAGGCGCCCGGAACTCCGCCCGTAGTAAATGGAAAACCGGAAGTGAAGAAAACCGGCAACACTAAAAAAGTTCTGGGTCAGAATTGCACCGAGTATGTTGTAAAAAATCCGGATGAAAAAGTTCAGGTTACTTACTGGCTCGCAAACGGCAACTATACTTTCTTTTCAAAACTTTTAAAAATCCTGAACCGCAAAGATAAATCAGCAGTTTATTTCCAACAGTTGACCGGTGTTGAAGGAACGTTTCCTTTTCTTTCCAGCCAGGTGAATCTTGCTACGAACGAAGAAGAAGTGAAAATGGAAGTAACAAAGGTTGACAAAAAAACTGTGGATGCAAGCATGTTTGAGATTCCGAAAGATTATCAGAAGTTTCAGAAGTGA
- a CDS encoding LD-carboxypeptidase, translating into MSAPPFLKRGDKIGIVAPARKISKEEIQLGIDTFEKWGLKIELGKNIFGNENQFSGRDEQRAEDFQTMLDDNSIRAIISARGGYGTLRIIDKLDFKIFCEKPKWIIGYSDITVLHSHIYQNFDIETLHATMPINFHKDEESVGTLKKILFGEKMNYKISSHTLNKKGKAEGVLVGGNLSLLYALKGTKSGISTSGKILFLEDVDEYLYHVDRMMLSLKRAGKLSHLEGLIVGGLSEMKDNQTPFGKTAEEIIFDTVKEFDYPVCFNFPAGHDTKNLALPFGRRAKLSVGEKVTLSC; encoded by the coding sequence ATGAGCGCACCTCCTTTTTTAAAACGTGGCGACAAAATAGGAATTGTTGCTCCGGCACGAAAAATTTCCAAAGAAGAAATTCAACTGGGGATTGACACATTTGAAAAATGGGGATTGAAAATTGAATTGGGAAAAAATATTTTCGGAAATGAAAATCAGTTTTCGGGAAGAGATGAGCAGCGTGCAGAAGATTTTCAGACAATGCTCGATGATAATTCCATTCGCGCAATAATTTCTGCGCGTGGCGGCTACGGAACGCTTCGCATCATAGATAAACTTGATTTCAAAATTTTTTGCGAAAAACCAAAATGGATTATCGGTTACAGCGATATTACGGTTCTTCATTCACACATTTACCAGAACTTCGATATTGAAACGCTTCATGCCACCATGCCCATTAATTTTCATAAGGACGAAGAATCGGTTGGCACGCTGAAAAAAATTTTGTTCGGAGAAAAAATGAATTATAAAATTTCTTCTCACACGCTAAACAAAAAAGGAAAAGCCGAAGGAGTTTTAGTGGGAGGAAACCTTTCCTTATTATATGCATTGAAAGGAACCAAATCAGGAATTTCCACCAGCGGAAAAATTCTTTTCCTTGAAGATGTGGATGAATACCTTTATCACGTTGACCGCATGATGCTTTCCCTCAAGCGCGCAGGAAAACTTTCTCACCTCGAAGGATTAATTGTTGGAGGGCTGAGCGAAATGAAAGACAATCAAACCCCCTTCGGAAAAACGGCTGAAGAAATTATTTTCGATACAGTGAAAGAATTTGATTACCCAGTTTGTTTTAATTTTCCTGCAGGACATGATACAAAAAATTTAGCCCTTCCGTTTGGCAGAAGGGCTAAACTCAGTGTGGGAGAGAAGGTGACTTTGTCATGCTGA
- the metG gene encoding methionine--tRNA ligase — translation MNFKRHTVTAALPYANGPLHIGHLAGCYIPADIFVRYLRSKGEDVKFICGSDEHGVPITIKAKKEGITPQQVVDKYHKMMKDSFAEFGISFDIYSRTSNKIHHETAQEFFKTLYDKKNFTEEITEQYFDEKANQFLADRYIVGTCPKCGNENAYGDQCERCGSSLSPTDLINPKSTLSGEKPVLKKTKNWFLPLDKMQPQIEKYIETHKDWKVNVYGQCKSWLDQKLQPRAMTRDLDWGVKVPLRDAEGKVLYVWFDAPIGYISATKEFFERDKGQGTRDEWKKYWMDKETRLVHFIGKDNIVFHCIIFPAMLMAHGEYILPDNVPANEFLNLEGDKISTSRNWAVWLHEYLKEFPGKQDMLRYVLTANAPETKDNDFTWKDFQQKNNSELVAILGNFVNRTLVLTQKYFENKVPPAEEFTKGDILLMEEISKHPKKISSALDAFKFREALAEMMNLARLGNKYLADNEPWKLSDQKRIGTILNICLQLCANLSIVCEPFLPRTSESLFSILHLGKLNWRDAGRNDILKSGHQLERAKLLFEKIEDDVIQKQVAKLQGTKDRGQGTSEIQNAILMATIDDFKKLDIRVGKIIEVNDFPEAKKPAYKLKIDFGKEIGIKNSSAQITKNYSKEQLKGKLILAVVNFPPRKVGPFISEVLTLGVPDKNNETILVEPEKDVEIGERLN, via the coding sequence TTGAATTTCAAAAGACATACCGTAACTGCCGCGCTTCCTTACGCGAATGGCCCTTTGCACATCGGGCATCTGGCGGGCTGCTATATTCCTGCCGATATTTTTGTGCGTTACCTGCGAAGCAAAGGCGAAGATGTGAAATTCATTTGCGGCTCGGATGAACACGGAGTTCCGATTACCATTAAGGCGAAGAAAGAAGGAATTACTCCACAGCAAGTGGTGGACAAGTATCACAAGATGATGAAAGATTCTTTTGCGGAATTTGGAATTTCATTCGACATTTACTCACGCACATCGAATAAAATTCATCATGAAACCGCACAGGAATTTTTCAAAACACTTTACGATAAAAAAAATTTCACGGAAGAAATCACCGAGCAGTATTTTGATGAGAAGGCAAATCAGTTTCTTGCCGACAGATATATAGTGGGTACTTGTCCGAAATGCGGAAATGAAAATGCGTATGGCGATCAATGCGAAAGATGCGGAAGTTCTCTGAGCCCGACTGATTTGATAAATCCGAAATCAACGTTATCCGGAGAAAAACCTGTTCTCAAGAAAACAAAAAACTGGTTTCTTCCTTTGGATAAAATGCAGCCGCAGATTGAAAAATATATTGAGACGCACAAGGATTGGAAAGTAAATGTGTACGGTCAATGCAAATCGTGGCTCGACCAAAAATTGCAGCCGCGTGCAATGACGCGCGATTTGGATTGGGGAGTAAAAGTTCCGCTGCGCGATGCAGAAGGAAAAGTTTTGTATGTGTGGTTCGATGCGCCCATCGGATATATTTCAGCAACGAAAGAATTTTTTGAAAGGGACAAGGGACAAGGGACAAGGGACGAGTGGAAAAAATATTGGATGGATAAAGAAACGAGATTGGTTCATTTCATCGGGAAAGACAATATTGTTTTTCACTGCATAATTTTTCCGGCAATGCTGATGGCGCACGGAGAATATATTTTGCCGGACAATGTTCCCGCAAATGAATTTCTGAATCTTGAAGGAGATAAAATTTCCACTTCGCGCAACTGGGCGGTGTGGCTGCACGAATACCTGAAAGAATTTCCCGGCAAGCAGGATATGCTGCGCTATGTACTCACAGCAAATGCGCCTGAAACAAAGGACAATGATTTCACGTGGAAAGATTTTCAACAGAAGAATAACAGCGAACTCGTTGCTATTCTCGGAAATTTTGTGAACCGCACATTGGTGCTTACTCAAAAATATTTTGAGAATAAAGTTCCGCCAGCGGAAGAATTTACAAAGGGAGATATTTTGCTGATGGAAGAAATTTCCAAACATCCGAAAAAAATTTCCTCTGCTTTAGATGCTTTTAAATTCCGCGAAGCGCTGGCGGAAATGATGAACCTTGCGCGGCTTGGAAATAAATACTTAGCCGATAACGAACCGTGGAAACTTTCCGACCAAAAAAGAATTGGAACCATTCTGAATATTTGTCTGCAGCTTTGCGCGAATCTTTCCATTGTGTGCGAGCCGTTTCTTCCGCGCACTTCTGAAAGTCTTTTTTCTATTCTCCATCTTGGAAAATTAAACTGGCGCGATGCCGGAAGAAACGACATTCTGAAAAGCGGGCATCAACTCGAACGGGCAAAACTTTTATTTGAGAAAATTGAAGATGATGTAATTCAAAAACAAGTTGCAAAACTGCAAGGGACAAAGGACAGGGGACAAGGGACAAGTGAAATACAAAATGCAATACTTATGGCAACCATTGACGATTTTAAAAAACTTGACATCCGCGTGGGGAAAATTATCGAAGTGAATGATTTTCCCGAAGCAAAAAAGCCAGCTTATAAATTGAAAATAGATTTCGGAAAAGAAATTGGCATTAAAAATTCCAGCGCGCAAATCACAAAGAACTATTCCAAAGAACAACTGAAAGGAAAATTAATTCTTGCAGTTGTAAATTTTCCTCCGAGAAAAGTGGGTCCATTCATTTCCGAAGTGCTCACGCTTGGCGTGCCGGATAAAAACAATGAAACAATTTTAGTGGAGCCGGAGAAAGATGTGGAAATCGGGGAAAGATTAAACTAA
- a CDS encoding enoyl-CoA hydratase/isomerase family protein, which yields MSFQNLLTKTENGVLTITVNRPDKLNALNKLTVQEIGQAIQEAKNNSEVKAIIITGSGTKGFVAGADISEFIDLSVEEGRAMAKAGQNVFKLIEDCTKPVIAAVNGFALGGGCELAMACHLRVASENAKFGQPEVNLGLIAGYGGTQRLIQYIGKTKAMELHLTADMITAQEALQLGLVNYVVAQEQLIPKCLELAEKIKSKSPKAIGSAITSMNAYFAEGVDGFSKEIEEFSNCFATEDFKEGTSAFLEKRKPNFTGK from the coding sequence ATGTCCTTTCAAAACCTCCTCACAAAAACCGAAAACGGTGTTCTCACCATCACCGTTAACCGCCCCGATAAACTCAACGCGCTGAACAAACTCACCGTGCAGGAAATCGGGCAGGCAATACAGGAAGCAAAAAATAATTCCGAGGTAAAAGCAATTATCATCACCGGTTCGGGAACAAAAGGATTTGTTGCGGGCGCGGATATTTCTGAGTTTATTGATTTATCGGTGGAAGAGGGGAGAGCAATGGCGAAAGCCGGGCAGAATGTTTTCAAATTAATTGAGGACTGTACCAAGCCGGTGATTGCTGCTGTGAATGGTTTCGCGCTCGGTGGCGGCTGCGAACTTGCAATGGCTTGTCATTTAAGAGTGGCAAGTGAGAATGCAAAGTTCGGACAGCCCGAAGTGAATCTCGGTTTGATTGCCGGCTACGGAGGCACGCAGCGATTGATTCAATATATAGGAAAAACAAAAGCAATGGAACTTCATCTCACTGCGGATATGATTACTGCGCAGGAAGCATTGCAATTGGGTTTGGTGAATTATGTGGTTGCACAGGAACAACTCATTCCAAAATGTTTGGAGTTAGCAGAGAAAATAAAATCTAAATCACCGAAAGCAATCGGCAGCGCCATCACTTCCATGAACGCTTACTTTGCTGAAGGCGTTGACGGCTTCTCGAAAGAAATAGAAGAGTTCTCCAACTGTTTTGCCACGGAAGATTTTAAGGAAGGGACTTCTGCATTTTTAGAAAAGAGAAAACCGAATTTTACCGGGAAATAA
- a CDS encoding addiction module protein yields MNFSEIARLSVQQRIVLIDAIWESITADRKKNPLSEEAMEEIQQRIISAEKKPSYLSQWEKMKKLQSRKK; encoded by the coding sequence ATGAACTTCTCCGAAATAGCCCGCCTCAGCGTTCAACAGCGAATTGTTTTGATTGACGCCATCTGGGAAAGCATTACTGCCGACCGCAAAAAAAATCCTCTCAGCGAAGAAGCGATGGAAGAAATTCAGCAGCGGATTATTTCTGCGGAGAAGAAGCCATCGTATTTAAGCCAGTGGGAGAAAATGAAAAAATTACAATCAAGAAAAAAATAA
- the gldA gene encoding gliding motility-associated ABC transporter ATP-binding subunit GldA, with amino-acid sequence MSIKVQNITKIYGKQKALNDVSFEVNAGEVVGFLGPNGAGKSTMMKILTCFLPQTSGTASVCGFDVSEQSLEVRKNVGYLPESNPLYYEMYVKEYLSFVAELHELKNIAERVKEIISVTGLEIEQRKKIGALSKGYKQRVGLAQALIHNPKVLILDEPTSGLDPIQLVEIRNVIKEIGKEKTVMLSTHIMQEVEAMCGRVIIISKGNIVADKSTKELKQSSSDKIIVTVEFDKPTSRSALTNISGVQDAKNISGNVWQIISSSEKDIRADVFNFAVKNNLAVLTIQKEEQKLEDIFKELAG; translated from the coding sequence ATGTCTATCAAAGTACAAAACATCACCAAGATTTACGGAAAGCAAAAAGCATTGAACGATGTTTCGTTTGAAGTGAACGCAGGAGAAGTGGTTGGTTTCCTCGGACCGAATGGCGCTGGAAAATCCACCATGATGAAAATTCTCACCTGCTTTCTTCCGCAAACATCGGGAACTGCAAGCGTGTGCGGGTTTGATGTGAGCGAGCAATCACTCGAAGTAAGAAAAAATGTCGGCTACCTTCCAGAAAGCAATCCGCTCTACTATGAAATGTATGTGAAAGAATATCTTTCTTTCGTTGCGGAACTTCACGAACTAAAAAATATTGCTGAAAGAGTAAAAGAAATTATTTCTGTTACAGGATTGGAAATTGAGCAGAGAAAAAAAATTGGCGCGCTGTCGAAAGGATATAAACAGCGCGTAGGACTTGCTCAAGCATTAATTCACAACCCGAAAGTTTTAATTCTTGACGAACCTACCTCAGGACTTGACCCGATTCAACTGGTGGAAATAAGAAACGTGATAAAAGAAATAGGCAAAGAAAAAACCGTCATGCTTTCCACGCACATCATGCAGGAGGTGGAAGCCATGTGCGGCAGAGTAATTATTATCAGCAAAGGGAATATTGTGGCGGATAAATCCACGAAAGAATTAAAACAATCTTCTTCTGATAAAATAATTGTGACTGTTGAGTTTGATAAACCCACTTCGCGTTCAGCGCTCACAAACATTTCAGGCGTTCAGGATGCAAAAAATATTTCTGGCAACGTGTGGCAGATTATTTCTTCTTCGGAAAAAGATATTCGTGCCGATGTGTTCAATTTCGCTGTGAAAAATAATCTTGCCGTGCTCACCATTCAAAAGGAAGAACAAAAACTGGAAGACATTTTTAAAGAATTGGCAGGGTAA
- a CDS encoding methionine adenosyltransferase encodes MSYLFTSESVSEGHPDKVADQISDALIDHFLAYDANSKVACETLVTTGQVVLAGEVKSDAYLDVQDIARDVIKKIGYTKSEYMFEANSCGIFSAIHEQSPDINQGVVRKKKEEQGAGDQGMMFGYACRETDNYMPLPLELAHTLLRELAIIRREEKTMTYLRPDAKSQVTIEYNDKNQPVRIDTIVISTQHDAFDSNDDKMLAKIKTDVINILVPRVMKKLPKRVQALFNNKITYHVNPTGKFVIGGPHGDTGLTGRKIIVDTYGGKGAHGGGAFSGKDPSKVDRSAAYATRHIAKNMVAAGICDEVLVQVAYAIGVAQPVGLNVTTYGTSKVKMNDGEIAKHILKVFDMRPYSIEQRFNLRSPIYFETASYGHMGRETVEVTKTFNAGKRDEKKVKVKLFPWEELNYVDALKKEFSLAGKREMVLV; translated from the coding sequence ATGTCTTACCTCTTCACTTCCGAATCCGTTTCTGAAGGCCACCCCGATAAAGTTGCCGACCAGATTTCTGACGCGCTCATTGACCATTTTCTCGCCTATGATGCAAATTCAAAAGTTGCCTGCGAAACTTTAGTAACAACCGGGCAGGTTGTTTTGGCGGGCGAAGTAAAATCGGATGCCTACCTCGATGTGCAGGATATTGCGCGCGATGTAATAAAAAAAATCGGCTATACAAAATCAGAATATATGTTCGAGGCGAACTCATGCGGAATTTTTTCTGCCATTCACGAGCAAAGCCCCGACATTAACCAAGGCGTGGTGCGCAAGAAAAAAGAAGAACAAGGCGCAGGCGACCAGGGAATGATGTTCGGTTATGCTTGCCGCGAAACAGATAATTACATGCCGCTTCCGCTCGAACTCGCGCACACTTTGCTTCGTGAACTTGCGATTATCCGCAGAGAAGAAAAAACAATGACCTATCTCCGCCCCGATGCAAAATCTCAGGTAACGATTGAATACAACGACAAGAACCAGCCCGTGCGCATTGATACAATTGTTATTTCCACACAGCACGATGCGTTTGATTCGAACGATGATAAAATGCTGGCGAAAATTAAAACCGATGTGATTAATATTCTTGTTCCGCGCGTGATGAAAAAACTTCCGAAGCGTGTGCAGGCGTTGTTCAACAATAAAATAACCTATCACGTAAATCCCACAGGAAAATTTGTGATTGGCGGTCCGCACGGAGATACTGGACTTACCGGAAGAAAAATTATTGTAGATACATACGGAGGAAAAGGCGCGCATGGCGGTGGAGCTTTCTCAGGAAAAGATCCTTCCAAAGTTGACCGCTCGGCAGCGTATGCAACGCGCCACATTGCAAAAAATATGGTGGCTGCAGGAATCTGCGATGAAGTGCTCGTGCAGGTTGCATACGCAATCGGAGTTGCGCAGCCCGTTGGACTGAATGTGACTACTTATGGAACTTCCAAAGTGAAAATGAATGACGGAGAAATTGCAAAGCACATTCTGAAAGTTTTTGACATGCGTCCTTACTCTATTGAACAAAGATTCAATTTGCGCTCGCCCATTTATTTTGAAACTGCTTCTTACGGTCACATGGGAAGAGAAACCGTGGAAGTAACAAAAACTTTTAACGCAGGAAAGCGCGATGAGAAAAAAGTGAAAGTGAAACTTTTCCCCTGGGAAGAATTAAATTATGTGGATGCGCTGAAGAAAGAATTTTCTTTAGCTGGGAAGAGAGAGATGGTGTTGGTGTAA
- a CDS encoding nucleoside deaminase produces MSKDDEHFMREALKEARKAFELDEVPVGAVIVCDGKIIARSHNLSEKLTDSTAHAEMQAFTMASSFLGGKYLNECTLYVTIEPCPMCAGASFWTQIGKIVYGAKDEKRGYSMFSNKLIHPKTKIISGILAEECGELMKEFFKKKRSEK; encoded by the coding sequence ATGAGTAAGGATGATGAACATTTTATGCGTGAAGCGCTGAAAGAAGCGCGCAAGGCATTTGAACTGGATGAAGTTCCTGTGGGCGCAGTGATTGTTTGCGATGGAAAAATAATTGCGCGCTCACACAATCTTTCTGAAAAATTAACCGATTCCACTGCTCACGCAGAAATGCAGGCGTTCACGATGGCGTCTTCTTTTCTCGGAGGGAAATATTTAAATGAATGCACGCTTTATGTCACCATTGAACCCTGTCCCATGTGCGCGGGAGCAAGTTTCTGGACACAGATTGGAAAAATTGTTTACGGTGCAAAGGATGAAAAACGCGGCTATTCCATGTTCTCGAATAAATTAATTCATCCGAAAACAAAAATCATATCGGGGATTCTTGCGGAGGAATGCGGGGAGTTGATGAAAGAATTTTTTAAGAAGAAACGCAGCGAAAAATAA
- a CDS encoding GNAT family N-acetyltransferase, producing MEKITWHCKHFKDLSNEELYKIFHLRLSVFVVEQNCPYQDADGKDLKCFHLWGEQNGKMIAYARIVPANVSYKEPSIGRVVTSTEARKTGAGKILMEKSMEFIKKEFGNVPVRIGAQKYLQKFYESFGFMREGNEYDEDGIPHIIMLYAP from the coding sequence ATGGAAAAAATAACATGGCATTGCAAACACTTTAAGGATTTATCAAATGAAGAACTCTACAAAATTTTTCATTTGCGTTTATCTGTTTTTGTAGTTGAGCAAAACTGTCCTTACCAGGATGCGGACGGAAAAGATTTGAAATGTTTTCATTTATGGGGAGAGCAAAATGGGAAAATGATTGCGTATGCGAGAATTGTTCCAGCGAATGTTTCCTATAAAGAGCCATCGATTGGCAGAGTGGTTACATCCACTGAAGCAAGAAAAACCGGGGCGGGAAAAATTCTGATGGAAAAATCAATGGAGTTCATCAAAAAAGAATTCGGCAATGTTCCTGTACGAATTGGCGCGCAAAAATATTTGCAAAAGTTTTATGAAAGTTTTGGTTTTATGCGCGAAGGCAATGAATACGATGAAGATGGAATTCCGCATATCATAATGCTATATGCTCCCTGA